ACCCTCTTTTCTCTTGGCAAACTTCTTGGAAAAAGAGAATTTCGACAACATTTAACATAAATTACAGCACGGTCAGTAACATTTCCTATCTCAGTGAAACCGGTGTCAATCGCAGCCAGACGGATTCTCGAACTCAGGGTGCCAACTTTTCTGTTTCATATGCCTTTTCTGCTCCTCAGGGTTTGAAATTGCCATTTTTAAGACGGGTTCGATTTTCTTCAGATCTGAACCTTACCGGCCAGCTGCGAATATCTCAAACATTGCGGGACCAGAAAGTCTGGAGTTCTATTGGCGAACCTTCGGTTGTACCCCAACAAAAAGACAATGCATTTGGCACAACTATTGGTGCATCTTACCGTTTTTCCCGAGCTATTGAAGCAGGGTTGAATACCGGCTACAGCCACAACCGGGGATTGAGCGGTATTACTACCCGTCGAACCGATCTAAGCTGCTGGGTACTGTTTCGCTTTTAATGAACGACCGCGAGAAGACCGTTGTTATCTTTTTGGTAAGTGTGCTTGTGGTTGGAGCGGGAATAAGTTTTTTCAAAAAAAGCCAGCGTTCTCGAGTGGTTTCTGAGGTGAACATTATCGGAGGGGAAAGGTCGGGAGATGAGAAGTTGGATATCAATCAGGCGACGGCAGAACAGTTGGAAGCTTTGCCGGGCATAGGGTCAGTGATTGCACAAAGGATCGTTGAGTACCGTGAAAAGCACGGAGGATTTAAAACGGTGGATGAGCTTCTTGAAGTGACTGGTATTGGGCCTAAAAGGTTGGCAGGAATTAAGGATTTTGTAGTTTGTAATCCACCTTAATTTTAAAAAGTTGGTTTATGGATTACCTCTTTTCTGTGTCGATGTTATAAAGTAAAGAAAATATTGAGAGTGTGGGATTGGTGTTTAAGTTTGTGTCTTTTAATCTGGCAATAAGAAACTGAAGCCTTTTGAGTATCTCGGCGGGGTGAAGGTGAGTGAAATCGCGAGGGAGAAAAAGGTCGAAGTGCGAACAGCCAAATCGAGCTCGGAGTGCATTCTCTAATACAAAAATCGCGGTGTTGATTGCGGTGCTGAGCGATATTTTTTCTGTAACTATGACATCAGTAGTATTAAGAAGAGATGTTTTTTGAGGAGTTGGTATTTTTACGTTAGCCGGCTTATCACTCAGAAATTGAATAATTGCGGTTGAGAAGTACTCATCTGGGTTGGAGGCGATTACATAAGCTTTTCCTAACGAGCCTTGGGCAAGGGCAGCAACGAGGTCCAGGGGAAATTGAGATTGATTGAACCGATTTACCAACCAGCTTTTGACTTCCCCGTCAGGAATGTTGGCGAATCGAATAAGATGGCAACGGGATCGTATCGTTGTAAACAGCGCTTCGGGAACATCGGTTGTTAATAAAAAAATAGTATTTCGCTGTGGCTCTTCCAGCATTTTTAATAATGCATTCTGTGCTTCGGCGGTCATCTGGTGTGAGTTGAGGATGATAAAGATTCGCATTTTTGCTAATAAGGGTGGTTTTGCCATTTCTTTTCTAATCCACCGGATTGCTTCGATACTTATCTGGTAGTTGGGAGGAATCGGCGGCTGCGGTTTGTCAATGGTATATGATTCATAGAGATGGGCGGTTGCTTCCATCACGCCTTCGGGAGTTGCATCCTTTGGCTTACGGATTGGGAAAATGAGCCTTACATCAGGATGAGTGAGGTGGGCAATATTACGACAAGCAGAGCATTCGCCGCAAGCGGCTCCGGGCGATTTTTCACAATTTATTTCTTGGGCGAATTTGATAGCTACTGTCCTTTTTCCTACTCCGGCTTGACCAACAAAGAGGAGAGAAGAGTAATGTCCGGTAGCAATTACTCTCTGGAGAATACGACAGACTCTTTCTTGGCCGATTATCCCGGTAAAAGACATCTTGAGTTCAGTAGTTTATTCAGGAACAAGGTATTCCAATGGGTTTACGGGCTGTCCTTCTTTTCTGATTTCGAAGTGGAGATAGTCATCAATCGTTCCGATAATTGTGCCGGTGTTCAGTTCAGCATTTACTGTTGTGCTGATATTGGTTAAGTTTCCGTAGAGAGTGTAAAATCCTGCTCCATGGTCGACGATTATCAAATTGCCGTAGCCGATAAACCGGTCCGCATAGACGACTTTACCAGGGGCAACTACTTGTACTGATGTTGGTTGCTTGACTTTGATGTCTATGCCCGGGTTGTTAGTCTTGGTTCGGTATCGAGGATGCATTTGTGAACCAAACCGAGCAATTAGTGTTCCGGAAACGGGCCACGGTACATTCCCCTTGTTTCGTTCAAAATAATGGTTATTTTCGTTGATTTTTGATTTACGGGCGAGAAGGTCATTGATCAGTTGGCGTAACTTTTCGCTGGCCACTTCCAATTCATGTTGGATGCGTTGATTGGTTTCTTTTTCTTGTCGGATTCTTTTCAAAAGTGTTGCTTCTTCGTCTCGAATCGATTCTAATGATGACTGCTTCTCTTCAGTTTCTTTTTTTAACTTTTCCAAATCGCTACGGGCTTTTAAAAGCATTTGACGTTTTTGTTCAGATTGTTTCAGAAGCGCTGACATTTCGCTGATTAGCTTTTTATCGTGTCGGCTAATTAAACGGAGGTTAAGGGCACGACGGTAAAGTTCCGGCATATTTTTACTGGTAAGTAAAGCTTGTAAGGGAAAAACTCGTGAATACTTATAAATGGCAAAAACCCTTTTTCTAAGTAGTTCCTGGTGTTGTTCAATTTGTTGGTTTACCTGAATTAATTGAGCGGACAGTTCATTTATTTCCCGGTTGCGAAGTTCAATCTGCGTGTTCAATCGTTTAAGCAGTTCCTGGGTAACTTCAATTTTCCTCTGCAGTGCATCAAGTTGGGCGAGAGTAGTTGTTTCTTTACGTGCAAGTTCTTCAAGGTGGGCTGAGAGTTTATTTAGTTTGCTCTGTATTGAGTCCAGTTGATGCTGGAATAGCTTTATAGAATCTTCGAGTGTGGAGTTGGTACCCCTGCTGATAGCAAATAAAAAAAGCAGTACTACTAAAGCGCTACTTTTCATCATCCGATTTGTACTGTTCGTCCTGACGGGCGTTTCGAACCCGTGGGAATTGTCGTAAGTGTTGAAGGAATGCGAGTGAGTGCGAGATAAGCTCCACCCAGACCGAATAATAAGCCGAGAAAGATGTTACCTAAAAGTATTAGACAAACCGGAAATAATGGTGCCGGGATGAAGGAAGAGACAATTCGGTAGAGAAGAAATGTCAACCCAAAAGATAAAATACCACCAAGTAGACCTTGCAATGCTCCTTGAACTAAAAACGGAAACCAGACGGCGGCGCGACTGGCTCCAACCAGTTCCATTATTTCTATTTCCTGGGTGCGACTAAAGATTGAATTTTCAACTGTTTGGAACACAATAAATAAGAGTGATATGGTAACGATTGTAAATAAGATTAGGTCCAAGAGAAAAGCGGTATTAAGAGCACGGTTAAGCTGGGCGAGTAGCTCTTTTCCGGACCAGACTTCAGTTACGCCGGGCAACAAAAGCAGTTTTTGTTCAGTTGCATTGACATTTTCCACGGTAGCGTAGTTAGGCTGAAGCCGGATGCGGATTGAGGCAGGGAGGGGGTTTTCACCAATCGCTGTGAGGAGGGAGGTGTCGGAACCTAAATCTTGGCGTAATTCTTCAAGGGCGTCTTCTTTTGAAATATAACGAATTTCGGCAACTCCGGCGATGCTGGCGATACGCTGTTTTAAAGGCGCCGGGTTCTCGGCGGCTTCCTCGGAGATAAAGGCGTAGATTTCTGCCCGTTCACTTGCGGCACGAATGACCGTCATTATATTAAAGGTGAGCAGGGCAAATAATGAAAGGAGAAGCAAGCATATTGCTTGAACCGCGCCAGACAAAAGGAATTGTTGCCGGCTTCGGTTAATAGTACGGAATGATTCCTTTAAAAGATAAAGTGCATTCATAATAATCGCTAAACCTCGTCACGCACAATTCTACCAGCATCAAGGGTGACGCGTCGGCGCCTGGTTCTTTCGGCAAGGAGGGCATCATGGGTTGCCATCAGGACCGTTGTGCCCTGGTAATTTATATCTTTTAGGATGTTAAGGATATCGTCCGAAGCTTTGGGGTCTATATTTCCGGTTGGTTCATCGGCGAGTATGATGTCGGGTGATTTTACCAGTGCCCTGGCAATTGCGACTTTCTGTTGTTCGCCGCCGGATAGTTCATATGGATAGGAGTTTTTCTTGTGGGCGAGTCCCAGTTGGTTCAGAGTTTCTTGTATGCGTCCCGGGATTGTGTCGGGTTGAACATTGATTGCACGCAAGACAAACTCTAAATTCTCATAGACCGTTCGTTCGGGCAATAACCTAAAGTCCTGGAAAATAATACCCAGCCGCCGCCTCAGAAGAGGGATTTCTTTTGCCTTCATTGTTAAAATATCATAGCCCAGTACCCTTATTTCTCCTTCGTCGGGCAGTTCCTGTCGATAAAGAAGTCTGAGTAAAGTAGTTTTGCCGGCGCCGGTAGCACCAAGTAAAAATAGGAAATCACCTTGATAGACTGTGAGACTGATGTCTGTCAGCGCTGGCCAGTCCCCCTGGTAGTATTTAAAGACGCCGGAGAGTTCAATTACCGGCGTTGTTTGGGTATTACTACTATTATTAAAGTTTTCAGCAGACATACCACCTTAGAAGCGTTTTAATCGCGGCTACTCCGTCTTGCCAACCAATTTTTTTGCCTTTGGTTCGGGCAGTGTAGTGGATTGGAACTTCAGCAATACGAACACGAAAGCGCAAGAGTTTTGCTGTGATCTCTGGTTCGATATCAAACTGATTGGCGACCAATGCCAGTTTTTGTAACAAAGGCCGCCGGATTACTTTGTAACAAGTTTCCATATCAGTTATTTTACCACCAAATAAAGCGTTTGTAAAAAAAGTCAGTAAAATATTTGCCAGCTGGCTGTAGAGGAGAAATCTTCCACGACCCCGGAAGCGCGAACCGAATACCGCTCCAACATTTTTATCAGCGAATGGCACAAGCAATTGGGGATAATCAGCGGGGTCGTATTCCAGATCGGCATCCTGGATTATAACTACATCACCGCGGGCGTATTTTAATCCGGTGCGTATTGCAGCTCCTTTACCTTGATTGCGGGAATGCGTGAGTACGCGTATGTCCGGAATTGTGCGCAATAACTCAGGCGTGCGGTCTTGGGAACAATCATCGACCACAATGATTTCTTTTGCAACAGGAACTCTTTGAACTTTCTCTATTAAATTAACTATTGATTCTTCCTCGTTGAAAACCGGGATTATAACAGAGAGTAGCATATCATTCGCTTCGCTGATATTTTTCTCCATCCGATTTTAATCGATAGATAGATTGAGTAACCTTAAGCCCCAATGTTCCATCACTTACGGGGCTTTTGCGGGTGCGGCAACAGGATATAAAATCGCGACATTCACGAGTAAGCGGAAGGTTATTGAAATGAAGGCTATATCCGGTCAGTTCATCACAAATTGCTGATTGTTTTGAACCAGAGACGGTAAATCGGCGGATAAAAGGCGGTTCCTGCCAGCATGCGGTACCGTTAAGTACCTCACCACCGGCAAAATTCATCTGATATAAAACCCTGTTTTTGGTGATTTCTTTTAAGGAAACGGCGACCGGTTCACCCCAAAGCTTAATTGCCATTGCCAGACAATGGGGAAGCAAGTCATTGAAAATGTCAACTTCATCCCTTCCTCTTGATGTCCGGACGGCTTCGGCGTGAAGGATTCTTCCCAAACTGTTAGTTGCAATAAGATGTTGCAATTTTTCAAAGCCGGGTGTATAAACTGCGGTGTGTCCAACAGCCAGAATTAGTTCGCGCTCCTGACTCAATTTAAGCATTTCGTGAGCTTCGTTTGGGTCTATCGCCATGGGCTTTTCGACCAAGACATCTTTTCCCTGCCGGAGTGCCTGA
The nucleotide sequence above comes from candidate division WOR-3 bacterium. Encoded proteins:
- a CDS encoding helix-hairpin-helix domain-containing protein, encoding MNDREKTVVIFLVSVLVVGAGISFFKKSQRSRVVSEVNIIGGERSGDEKLDINQATAEQLEALPGIGSVIAQRIVEYREKHGGFKTVDELLEVTGIGPKRLAGIKDFVVCNPP
- a CDS encoding peptidoglycan DD-metalloendopeptidase family protein: MKSSALVVLLFLFAISRGTNSTLEDSIKLFQHQLDSIQSKLNKLSAHLEELARKETTTLAQLDALQRKIEVTQELLKRLNTQIELRNREINELSAQLIQVNQQIEQHQELLRKRVFAIYKYSRVFPLQALLTSKNMPELYRRALNLRLISRHDKKLISEMSALLKQSEQKRQMLLKARSDLEKLKKETEEKQSSLESIRDEEATLLKRIRQEKETNQRIQHELEVASEKLRQLINDLLARKSKINENNHYFERNKGNVPWPVSGTLIARFGSQMHPRYRTKTNNPGIDIKVKQPTSVQVVAPGKVVYADRFIGYGNLIIVDHGAGFYTLYGNLTNISTTVNAELNTGTIIGTIDDYLHFEIRKEGQPVNPLEYLVPE
- the ftsE gene encoding cell division ATP-binding protein FtsE, which codes for MSAENFNNSSNTQTTPVIELSGVFKYYQGDWPALTDISLTVYQGDFLFLLGATGAGKTTLLRLLYRQELPDEGEIRVLGYDILTMKAKEIPLLRRRLGIIFQDFRLLPERTVYENLEFVLRAINVQPDTIPGRIQETLNQLGLAHKKNSYPYELSGGEQQKVAIARALVKSPDIILADEPTGNIDPKASDDILNILKDINYQGTTVLMATHDALLAERTRRRRVTLDAGRIVRDEV
- a CDS encoding glycosyltransferase family 2 protein, which gives rise to MLLSVIIPVFNEEESIVNLIEKVQRVPVAKEIIVVDDCSQDRTPELLRTIPDIRVLTHSRNQGKGAAIRTGLKYARGDVVIIQDADLEYDPADYPQLLVPFADKNVGAVFGSRFRGRGRFLLYSQLANILLTFFTNALFGGKITDMETCYKVIRRPLLQKLALVANQFDIEPEITAKLLRFRVRIAEVPIHYTARTKGKKIGWQDGVAAIKTLLRWYVC
- a CDS encoding Gfo/Idh/MocA family oxidoreductase, coding for MAELYIGIVGIGKWGKNYLRTVTMLNNSRIFVADTNPDNLANLHNNYPDVNIITFEDMLADSKIKAVIIATPDKTHYQLACQALRQGKDVLVEKPMAIDPNEAHEMLKLSQERELILAVGHTAVYTPGFEKLQHLIATNSLGRILHAEAVRTSRGRDEVDIFNDLLPHCLAMAIKLWGEPVAVSLKEITKNRVLYQMNFAGGEVLNGTACWQEPPFIRRFTVSGSKQSAICDELTGYSLHFNNLPLTRECRDFISCCRTRKSPVSDGTLGLKVTQSIYRLKSDGEKYQRSE